GGGTTATACAAAAAAAGCAATCCAATATTTAGCTCTTGCCGCAATTGCCGATGTTAAAAACGCTACGAAAGAAACCGTTGCGCTCAGAAATTTGGCCAATGAGCTATTTAAAATGGGTTATTTGGATAAAGCAAACGAATACATCAATATTGCAATGGATGATGCTACTTTTTATAATGCAAGGCATCGAAAAATTGAGATTTCGTCGATTCTGCCTATTATAGAAAAAGCTCAGTTGAATAATGTAAAGGATAAAAATGATAAACTGGAGAAGATTATTATTCTCTTGACGATTCTTACGGTTATCATTTTCGTTTTCCTTGGCATCATTTTCAAACAATTAAAAGAAAAGAATAAAGCAAGAAAAATCATGGCCGATTCGTACTTGCAATTGCAGGAAATGAATGTGAGTTTGAGCGAAGCCAATGCCATCAAAGAAGAATATATAACCTATTTCATCAAAGCAACTTCGGCTTTCATTAATAAAATCGACCATATTCAAAAAAGTACGCTGCATAAAATCATTACCAAAAAGACCGATGAAGTTATCGCAAGTCTAAAGCGTTACAATGTGAAGGAAGAGCGCGAAAATCTGTTTCATCAGTTTGACGAAATCTTCTTGAAATTGTTTCCGACATTTGTAACCGATTTCAATAATTTATTCCCAAATGATCATAAATGCATTGTCAAAAAAGGCGAACTTTTAAATACCGAATTGCGAATTTTTGCTTTGTATAGATTGGGTATTCAAGACAGCAGTCAAATGGCAGAATTCTTAGAACTTTCTGTAGCTACAATTTATACGTACAAAACCAGAATTAAAAGCAAATCTGATTTTAAAGATACTTTTGAGCAGAAGATTATGGAGATCAAAACGATTTAATTTTTTTCGCCACGAATCCACGAATTTTCTTTTTCCAATCAATTCGTGCAATTATTGCGTACAAATTTCACGTATCATTTTAAATAAAAATTCGTGAATTCGTGGCTATTTTTAATCAGCATTTTCCAACTGCAAAATAGTATTCTGATATATTTTACTCAATGAAAATAACTGCTCCACAAAAATCATAATCGCAATTGGTACAAAGAAAAACACCAATAAATCTTCTTCATATAAAAAGTAAGTCGAAATCATGGCCAGACGAGTATATTCTAAATAGTAAATCCATTTTCGCTGTTCTAATAAAGCACCGCAATTGATTAAAGTGATGAGTACCAAAGAAAGTACAAACACTTTATCATACAATTCTAAATAATCAAAATAATAGGTAAAAACCGTTAGAATCAAAGTACAGATTCCTAATTGTATATAAAGATAATTTTTAAATCGAAGCCTCTGGTTTGGAGCTGCTTTATCCTGTAGAAAACGCTTTTCTAGAATTGGACGAATATCTTGATCCATATCGGCTGGACTTCCAAAAACAGCATTCCATCTCGCTTTGAATCCGCTTGAACGTTTCCATAATTCGTAAATTTCGAAGTAATAATGAAAATGCTGCCACAAGAAACTATAACTTTTTAGCGGATGAGTCAATCCATATTTTGGTTTTTCTTCTTCGGTTTGGAAAGTCCCAAAAAGTCGATCCCAAAACGTAAACATATCACCGTAATTTTTGTCCAAATACTTTTCGTCAGAAGCATGATGGACTCCATGAACAGAAGGAGTTACAAAAACATATTCCAGCCATTTTACTTTACCAATAAGCTGTGTATGGGTAAAAAAAGAATAGGCGCCATGAACAATAAGCATGGTAATCACCATACTTGGATGAAAACCAACAAACGGTAAAACACACCAAAATCCCGTTCGAATTATAGCCTGAAAAGTAGTAATCCTAGCGGCGGCAGTAAAATTAAATTCTTCACTGTGATGATGCACAATATGCGCTGCCCAGAAAAAATTGACTTCATGTCCTAACCGATGATACCAATACCAGACAAAATCGGTTGCAAGAATAAGGGCAAACCAAACCAAAGCATTACTCGGAATATCAAAAAGTCTATAATCATCATAAATTAAATAATACAGCTGATAAAAACTGGCTGCAATAAATAAGTTAATCAAACGCTCTGCAATTCCGATGGAGATATTGGAAACAGAGCTTTCATAGTTAAAAATTTCAGGCTTTTTTCTGCGTTGAGCAAGCTTATATTCCAAAAACAAAAAAAGAAAAAAGGCCGGCATGGCAAATGCTAGAAAATTGATATTTTTCATTTTGTATGATACTTTTCGATTCTAAAAATTATAATTAATAGTTCAAACGAAAAAGACACTTCCATCAATTACGTTCTTTGCGAGAGACAAAAAACGTAATCAACGAAAATGATCTTTTTACGAAGTAAACCTGATTTTTAATTCTGCTTAAATAAAGGCGCTTCCAAGGCAACTTCTTTAACTGACTGCGTTTCGGCCACTTTTTTCAACGCAATTATATAAGCGGCAATACGAGGCGTTACATTATGTTTTACTGCAACTCTAAAAACAGTATCAAAACCTTTTTCTAAAATATCCTCCAAACGTTTGTTTATCTGATGGATTCTCCATGACTCCAAAAGCGAATTCTGAAGCCATTCAAAATAAGAAACGGTAACACCGCCCGCATTGGCTAAAATATCAGGAACAACTAATATATTTTTATCATGCAGAATCTGATCTGCATCTGAAGAAACGGGTCCGTTCGCACCTTCCACAATAATTCTGGCTTGAATCTCTCCTGCATTATGCTTCGTAATAACATCTTCCTTTGCCGCAGGAATCAATACATCAACATCTAAAAGCAATAAATCCTCGTGTTTTATTGCAATTGAATTTGGGTAGCCTTTTATCGTTTTGTTATTTAAGTTATAGTACAAAATCAGTTCTGGAATATTAATCCCATTCGGATTGTAAAATGCCTCAGAAACATCGCTTACAGCTACAATTTTCACTCCTTTTTCATGAAGAAATAACGCAGAATGCAAACCAACATTTCCAAATCCTTGAATTGCAGCGGTAGCTCTTGCTGGTCTGATTTTTAGTTTCTCCAATGCTAGAAGTGTAATAATGCTTACTCCTCTTCCTGTTGCTTCTACTCTGCCTAAAGAGCCGCCAGAGTGAAGATGTTTTCCTGTTACAACTGCATGAATTGGTCTTCCATGCAATAATGAAAATTCATCCATTAACCAGCCCATTTCGTCTGGACCTGTCCCCATGTCTGGTGCAGGAACATCTTTCTCTGGCCCGAAAATATCAGCCAAAGTTTTGGTATAAGCCCTTGTAATTTTTTCTAATTCTGTTTTAGAATGCTTTCTAGGATCGCAAATAATGCCGCCTTTTGCTCCACCAAAAGGAATTCCAGTTACAGCAGATTTCCAGGTCATCCAGGCGGCAAGTGCTTTTACTTCGTCCAGATTTACAGCAGTGTCATAACGAATTCCTCCTTTTGAAGGGCCTAAAGCAGTGTTGTGAATGACACGGTATCCTTCAAAGTTCTGAACGTTTCCATTATCTAATGTAATAGAAAAATTTACTGTGATTTGTTTTTCTGGGCGCTGCAATTTTTGTTTGATAGAATCATCTAATTTTAAAATATCAGCAGCGATATTAAAGCGATCAATCATGGATTGAAACGGATTATGTTTTATAATTTCTGAACTCATAATATATAGTTTTTAGGTTTGGGTTACTTTTTATGTTTGTAATCTTCTTCGGTAAGAAGATTTACTTTCTCTTTTAATCTTCAAACTAGATGCAACACGGAATCTTGATCAGGCAACGGCGCATCAAAATTTTCATATTTCTGTTGGTTCTCATATCTTG
The Flavobacterium humidisoli DNA segment above includes these coding regions:
- a CDS encoding DUF6377 domain-containing protein gives rise to the protein MRRILMLLFFLGGFSLTAKETNPYLEELDQVLLKKEIYLKQKYRKIEALKKNVSKFTLSQNNEELYNCYMSLFDEYKSFKYDSAYYYLEQSKIKAKILKDPKYLSKSRIKEGFVLLSSGLFKEAIDTLNVIDDTKLDQRNKFEYYNIKARAYYDLADYNRDQRFNIHYVQQGNHFLKKALELIGTNTNEYWAAESLKRLKQQDWRGAEFAFSYWINNYNLPPDYYGIATSSLGYIYSERGYTKKAIQYLALAAIADVKNATKETVALRNLANELFKMGYLDKANEYINIAMDDATFYNARHRKIEISSILPIIEKAQLNNVKDKNDKLEKIIILLTILTVIIFVFLGIIFKQLKEKNKARKIMADSYLQLQEMNVSLSEANAIKEEYITYFIKATSAFINKIDHIQKSTLHKIITKKTDEVIASLKRYNVKEERENLFHQFDEIFLKLFPTFVTDFNNLFPNDHKCIVKKGELLNTELRIFALYRLGIQDSSQMAEFLELSVATIYTYKTRIKSKSDFKDTFEQKIMEIKTI
- a CDS encoding Glu/Leu/Phe/Val family dehydrogenase, which encodes MSSEIIKHNPFQSMIDRFNIAADILKLDDSIKQKLQRPEKQITVNFSITLDNGNVQNFEGYRVIHNTALGPSKGGIRYDTAVNLDEVKALAAWMTWKSAVTGIPFGGAKGGIICDPRKHSKTELEKITRAYTKTLADIFGPEKDVPAPDMGTGPDEMGWLMDEFSLLHGRPIHAVVTGKHLHSGGSLGRVEATGRGVSIITLLALEKLKIRPARATAAIQGFGNVGLHSALFLHEKGVKIVAVSDVSEAFYNPNGINIPELILYYNLNNKTIKGYPNSIAIKHEDLLLLDVDVLIPAAKEDVITKHNAGEIQARIIVEGANGPVSSDADQILHDKNILVVPDILANAGGVTVSYFEWLQNSLLESWRIHQINKRLEDILEKGFDTVFRVAVKHNVTPRIAAYIIALKKVAETQSVKEVALEAPLFKQN
- a CDS encoding sterol desaturase family protein, with translation MKNINFLAFAMPAFFLFLFLEYKLAQRRKKPEIFNYESSVSNISIGIAERLINLFIAASFYQLYYLIYDDYRLFDIPSNALVWFALILATDFVWYWYHRLGHEVNFFWAAHIVHHHSEEFNFTAAARITTFQAIIRTGFWCVLPFVGFHPSMVITMLIVHGAYSFFTHTQLIGKVKWLEYVFVTPSVHGVHHASDEKYLDKNYGDMFTFWDRLFGTFQTEEEKPKYGLTHPLKSYSFLWQHFHYYFEIYELWKRSSGFKARWNAVFGSPADMDQDIRPILEKRFLQDKAAPNQRLRFKNYLYIQLGICTLILTVFTYYFDYLELYDKVFVLSLVLITLINCGALLEQRKWIYYLEYTRLAMISTYFLYEEDLLVFFFVPIAIMIFVEQLFSLSKIYQNTILQLENAD